The following proteins come from a genomic window of Streptomyces sp. NBC_00539:
- a CDS encoding cystathionine gamma-synthase, with protein sequence MSDDSHEHQSFETRAIHAGNTADPLTGAVVPPIYQVSTYKQDGVGGLRGGYEYSRSANPTRTALEENLAALEGGRRGLAFASGLAAEDCLLRTLLAPGDHVVIPNDAYGGTFRLFAKVVSRWGVEWSVADTSDADSIRAALTPKTKVIWVETPSNPLLGITDIAMVADIARTAGAKLVVDNTFASPYLQQPLALGADVVVHSLTKYMGGHSDVVGGALVTADAALGEELAYHQNAMGAVAGPFDSWIVLRGIKTLAVRMDRHAENAAKIVEVLKRHPKVTKVLYPGLPEHPGHEVAAKQMRNFGGMISFQVEGGEEAAVAVCNRAKLFTLGESLGGVESLIEHPGRMTHASVVGSALEVPSDLIRLSVGIENGDDLVADLTQALG encoded by the coding sequence ATGAGCGACGACAGCCACGAGCACCAGAGCTTCGAGACCCGCGCGATCCACGCGGGCAACACGGCGGACCCGCTGACCGGCGCGGTCGTGCCCCCGATCTACCAGGTGTCCACCTACAAGCAGGACGGCGTCGGCGGCCTGCGCGGCGGCTACGAGTACAGCCGCAGCGCCAACCCGACCCGCACCGCCTTGGAGGAGAACCTCGCGGCACTGGAGGGCGGCCGGCGCGGCCTCGCCTTCGCGTCCGGGCTCGCCGCCGAGGACTGCCTGCTGCGTACGCTGCTGGCCCCGGGCGACCACGTGGTCATCCCGAACGACGCCTACGGCGGCACCTTCCGCCTCTTCGCGAAGGTCGTCTCCCGCTGGGGCGTCGAGTGGTCGGTGGCCGACACCTCCGACGCGGACTCCATCCGCGCGGCGCTGACCCCGAAGACCAAGGTCATCTGGGTCGAGACCCCCTCGAACCCGCTGCTCGGCATCACCGACATCGCCATGGTGGCCGACATCGCGCGCACGGCCGGCGCCAAGCTGGTCGTCGACAACACCTTCGCCTCGCCCTACCTGCAGCAGCCGCTGGCCCTGGGCGCCGACGTGGTCGTGCACTCCCTGACGAAGTACATGGGCGGCCACTCCGACGTCGTCGGCGGTGCGCTCGTCACCGCCGACGCGGCGCTGGGCGAGGAACTGGCCTACCACCAGAACGCGATGGGCGCCGTCGCCGGCCCCTTCGACTCCTGGATCGTGCTGCGCGGCATCAAGACCCTCGCCGTCCGCATGGACCGGCACGCCGAGAACGCGGCGAAGATCGTGGAGGTGCTCAAGCGGCACCCGAAGGTCACCAAGGTCCTCTACCCGGGCCTGCCCGAGCACCCCGGCCACGAGGTCGCCGCCAAGCAGATGCGCAACTTCGGCGGCATGATCTCCTTCCAGGTCGAGGGCGGCGAGGAGGCGGCCGTCGCCGTCTGCAACCGCGCGAAGCTCTTCACGCTGGGCGAGTCCCTGGGCGGCGTCGAGTCCCTCATCGAGCACCCGGGCCGGATGACCCACGCTTCCGTCGTCGGATCGGCGCTGGAGGTCCCGTCGGACCTGATCCGCCTCTCGGTCGGCATCGAGAACGGCGACGACCTCGTCGCGGACCTGACGCAGGCCCTCGGCTAG
- the ilvA gene encoding threonine ammonia-lyase yields the protein MNYRVPQPVPQVILDDVRGAQKMLSGVSRVTPMEGSRHLSALTGSPVHFKCENLQRTGSFKLRGAYVRIAGLRPEQRAAGVVAASAGNHAQGVALASSLLGVRSTVFMPVGAPLPKVAATQEYGAEVRLHGQVVDETLAAAQEYADRTGAEFIHPFDHRDIIAGQGTVGLEILEQCPEVRTILVGVGGGGLAAGIAVAVKALRPDVRVVGVQAAGAAAYPPSLRAGHPVAVDNPVTMADGIKVGRPGDVPFRIIGELLDEVRTVSEDALSSALLLCLERAKLVVEPAGCSPVAALLSEPELYGTGPVVAVLSGGNIDPLLLQRILRHGMAAAGRYLSLRLRVADRPGALAGLLGVLSTVDANVLDVSHVRTDPRLGLTEVEVELHLETKGPEHCTEVARSLHGAGYTVIGG from the coding sequence ATGAACTACCGCGTTCCCCAGCCCGTGCCGCAGGTCATCCTCGACGACGTGCGGGGTGCCCAGAAGATGCTGTCGGGCGTCTCGCGGGTGACCCCGATGGAGGGCAGCCGCCACCTGTCCGCGCTCACCGGCTCCCCGGTGCACTTCAAGTGCGAGAACCTCCAGCGGACGGGTTCCTTCAAGCTGCGCGGGGCGTACGTGCGCATCGCGGGGCTGCGGCCCGAGCAGCGGGCGGCGGGGGTCGTCGCGGCCAGTGCCGGCAACCACGCGCAGGGCGTGGCCCTTGCCTCGTCGCTGCTCGGGGTCCGCTCGACGGTGTTCATGCCCGTCGGCGCGCCGCTGCCCAAGGTCGCCGCGACCCAGGAGTACGGGGCCGAGGTACGGCTGCACGGCCAGGTCGTCGACGAGACCCTCGCCGCGGCCCAGGAGTACGCGGACCGCACCGGGGCGGAGTTCATTCACCCCTTCGACCACCGCGACATCATCGCCGGCCAGGGCACGGTCGGCCTGGAGATCCTGGAGCAGTGCCCGGAGGTGCGGACCATCCTGGTCGGAGTGGGCGGCGGCGGGCTGGCGGCCGGGATCGCGGTCGCGGTGAAGGCGCTGCGGCCGGACGTACGGGTCGTCGGTGTCCAGGCGGCGGGCGCGGCCGCGTACCCGCCCTCGCTCAGGGCCGGCCACCCGGTGGCGGTCGACAACCCGGTCACGATGGCCGACGGCATCAAGGTCGGCCGCCCCGGCGACGTCCCCTTCCGCATCATCGGCGAACTGCTTGACGAGGTCCGCACGGTGTCGGAGGACGCGCTCTCCAGCGCCCTGCTGCTGTGCCTGGAGCGGGCCAAGCTCGTCGTCGAGCCGGCCGGGTGCAGCCCGGTCGCGGCCCTGCTGAGCGAGCCCGAACTGTACGGCACGGGCCCGGTCGTCGCCGTGCTGTCGGGCGGCAACATCGACCCGCTGCTGCTCCAGCGGATCCTGCGCCACGGCATGGCGGCGGCGGGCCGCTACCTGTCCTTGCGGCTGCGCGTCGCGGACCGGCCGGGGGCGCTGGCCGGGCTGCTGGGGGTGTTGTCGACGGTGGACGCGAACGTGCTGGACGTCAGCCACGTACGGACCGACCCGCGCCTCGGCCTCACGGAGGTGGAGGTCGAACTGCACCTGGAGACCAAGGGGCCCGAGCACTGCACGGAGGTCGCACGGTCGCTCCACGGGGCGGGCTACACGGTCATCGGCGGCTGA
- the greA gene encoding transcription elongation factor GreA: MTQTSESVTWLTQAAYDQLKAELDYLSGPARTEIAAKIAAAREEGDLRENGGYHAAKEEQGKQELRVRQLTQLLENAKVGTAPASDGVVAPGTLVKIAFDGDEDDTMEFLLASREYASSDFETYSPQSPLGMGVMGKTIGENAEYELPNGKKAAVKILDVKPFSG, translated from the coding sequence GTGACCCAGACGAGCGAGAGCGTCACCTGGCTGACCCAGGCGGCGTACGACCAGCTGAAGGCGGAGCTGGACTACCTCTCTGGTCCTGCCCGCACGGAGATCGCGGCGAAGATCGCGGCCGCGCGCGAAGAGGGCGACCTCCGGGAGAACGGCGGCTACCACGCGGCCAAGGAGGAGCAGGGCAAGCAGGAGCTGCGCGTGCGCCAGCTGACGCAGCTGCTGGAGAACGCCAAGGTCGGCACCGCGCCCGCCTCCGACGGCGTGGTGGCCCCCGGCACCCTCGTCAAGATCGCCTTCGACGGCGACGAGGACGACACCATGGAGTTCCTGCTGGCCTCGCGCGAGTACGCGTCCTCGGACTTCGAGACGTACTCCCCGCAGTCGCCGCTGGGCATGGGCGTGATGGGCAAGACGATCGGCGAGAACGCCGAGTACGAGCTGCCGAACGGCAAGAAGGCGGCCGTCAAGATCCTCGACGTCAAGCCGTTCAGCGGCTGA
- a CDS encoding sigma factor-like helix-turn-helix DNA-binding protein: protein MGAVDHRAGTFTEFEAFVAGAAGRLLHVAVLLTGEPETDPPTARRLLAGALARTYAQWRRLRADDPYEFTRRQLCAAYARTAWRHPAGTGILARLSPQERLVLVLRVYEGVAEEVTAAQLGLPAERVQALRAGALAKLRTGTADGGAAA from the coding sequence ATGGGGGCTGTGGACCACCGGGCGGGAACCTTCACGGAGTTCGAGGCGTTCGTCGCGGGCGCGGCGGGCCGGCTCCTGCACGTCGCGGTCCTGCTGACGGGCGAGCCCGAAACCGATCCGCCCACCGCGCGCCGTCTCCTCGCGGGCGCGCTGGCCCGGACGTACGCGCAGTGGCGCCGGCTGCGCGCGGACGACCCGTACGAGTTCACGCGCCGACAGCTGTGCGCCGCGTACGCCCGCACCGCCTGGCGGCACCCCGCCGGCACCGGGATCCTGGCCCGGCTGAGTCCGCAGGAGCGGCTCGTGCTGGTGCTGCGGGTCTACGAGGGCGTCGCGGAGGAGGTCACGGCAGCGCAGCTGGGGCTGCCGGCCGAGCGGGTGCAGGCGCTGCGCGCAGGGGCCCTGGCCAAGCTCCGCACGGGGACGGCCGACGGGGGCGCCGCGGCGTGA
- a CDS encoding ATP-binding cassette domain-containing protein, whose amino-acid sequence MPGAIYAEGLVKTFGDVRALDGVDLDVPEGTVLGLLGPNGAGKTTAVRVLTTLLQPDSGKAFVAGIDVLEHPNEVRRSIGLSGQFAAVDEYLTGRENLQMVGRLYQMSSKAAKARAAELLERFRLADAADRTAKTYSGGMRRRLDLAAALVVRPPVMFMDEPTTGLDPRNRQQLWDVIQELVAGGTTLLLTTQYLEEADHLAHDICVVDHGKVIARGTSDQLKAQTGGERVEVVVHERDHMTEARAVLAGFGKGGTTVEEHTRKLTVPVTGGAKLLAEVIRELDGRGIEIDDIGLRRPTLDDVFISLTGHAAHSADAAASDAEPAAADPADAKGRKGKARKEAVK is encoded by the coding sequence ATGCCAGGCGCCATCTACGCCGAAGGCCTGGTGAAGACCTTCGGCGACGTACGGGCATTGGACGGCGTGGACCTCGACGTCCCGGAAGGAACCGTCCTGGGCCTTCTCGGTCCGAACGGCGCGGGCAAGACGACGGCCGTGCGCGTCCTCACCACGCTGCTCCAGCCCGACAGCGGCAAGGCCTTCGTCGCCGGGATCGACGTGCTCGAGCACCCCAACGAAGTCCGCCGCTCCATAGGCCTCTCAGGCCAGTTCGCGGCCGTCGACGAGTACCTCACGGGCCGCGAGAACCTCCAGATGGTCGGCCGGCTCTACCAGATGAGCTCCAAGGCGGCCAAGGCCCGCGCCGCCGAACTCCTCGAACGCTTCCGCCTCGCCGACGCCGCCGACCGCACGGCCAAGACCTACTCCGGCGGCATGCGCAGGCGCCTGGACCTCGCCGCCGCACTCGTGGTCCGGCCGCCCGTGATGTTCATGGACGAGCCGACCACCGGCCTCGACCCCCGCAACCGCCAGCAACTGTGGGACGTCATCCAGGAACTCGTGGCCGGCGGCACCACCTTGCTGCTCACCACCCAGTACCTGGAGGAGGCCGACCACCTCGCGCACGACATCTGCGTGGTCGACCACGGCAAGGTCATCGCCCGCGGCACCTCCGACCAGCTCAAGGCGCAGACCGGCGGCGAACGCGTCGAGGTCGTGGTCCACGAACGGGACCACATGACCGAGGCCCGCGCCGTCCTGGCCGGCTTCGGCAAGGGCGGGACCACCGTCGAGGAGCACACCCGCAAGCTGACCGTCCCGGTCACCGGCGGCGCCAAGCTGCTCGCCGAGGTCATCCGCGAACTCGACGGACGCGGGATCGAGATCGACGACATCGGCCTGCGCCGCCCCACCCTGGACGACGTCTTCATCTCCCTCACCGGCCACGCGGCCCATTCGGCGGACGCGGCGGCGAGCGACGCGGAACCGGCCGCCGCCGACCCCGCCGACGCGAAGGGCCGCAAGGGCAAGGCACGCAAGGAGGCCGTGAAGTGA
- a CDS encoding MarR family winged helix-turn-helix transcriptional regulator: protein MPSIPASSDLSPAAETPAEAGLLDALQHQVAVFARRAEQTRLGGVGQARNSMDRAAYLLLNRLDLEGPMGVKALAGGMGIDSSTVTRQVAPLVDAGLVKRTSHPEDGRAVVLALSPRGLARLEEVRSSRRELMARVTQDWTEKEREAFTALLTRFNVSLSELMASVAEAGPAS from the coding sequence ATGCCCTCCATCCCGGCCAGTTCCGACCTGTCCCCGGCGGCCGAAACGCCCGCCGAAGCCGGTCTCCTCGACGCGCTCCAGCACCAGGTGGCGGTCTTCGCCCGCCGGGCGGAGCAGACCCGCCTCGGTGGGGTGGGCCAGGCCCGCAACTCGATGGACCGCGCCGCCTACCTGCTGCTGAACCGGCTGGACCTGGAAGGGCCCATGGGCGTCAAGGCGCTCGCGGGCGGCATGGGCATCGACTCCTCCACCGTCACCCGGCAGGTCGCCCCCCTCGTCGACGCCGGCCTGGTCAAGCGCACCTCCCACCCCGAGGACGGCCGGGCCGTGGTCCTCGCGCTGTCCCCGCGCGGGCTGGCGCGGCTGGAGGAGGTGCGTTCCTCGCGGCGGGAGCTGATGGCGCGGGTGACGCAGGACTGGACCGAGAAGGAGCGCGAGGCGTTCACCGCGCTGCTGACCCGGTTCAACGTGTCGCTCTCGGAGCTGATGGCCTCCGTCGCGGAGGCGGGCCCCGCGTCCTGA
- a CDS encoding ABC transporter permease has product MSATPSPAPRLAAPRPRGGIVQGVNDSLVIAKRNLIRMSRIPEMIVFGVIQPVMFVVLFSYVFGGSISLGGSTSPAAYREFLMAGIFAQTVTFATAGAGAGIADDMHKGLIDRFRSLPMARGAVLTGRTLADLVQTTLTVIVLAVVALIVGWRTHESLGKVLAGFGLLLLLGYAFSWIGALIGLSVRTPEAATSGGLIWLFPLTFISNAFVPSDNMPPFLQHIAEWNPFSATVQAARELFGNLPPGYLAPAAWPMQHAVLASVLWSVLIIGVFRTLAVRKYRSASA; this is encoded by the coding sequence GTGAGCGCCACCCCCTCCCCGGCCCCGCGGCTCGCGGCGCCCCGCCCGCGCGGCGGGATCGTCCAGGGCGTCAACGACTCCCTGGTCATCGCCAAACGGAACCTGATCCGGATGTCCCGCATCCCCGAGATGATCGTCTTCGGCGTGATCCAGCCGGTCATGTTCGTCGTGCTGTTCAGCTACGTCTTCGGCGGATCGATCAGTCTCGGCGGCAGCACCTCGCCCGCCGCCTACCGCGAGTTCCTCATGGCCGGCATCTTCGCCCAGACCGTCACCTTCGCCACGGCCGGCGCCGGCGCGGGCATCGCCGACGACATGCACAAGGGCCTCATCGACCGGTTCCGCTCCCTGCCGATGGCCCGCGGCGCCGTCCTGACCGGGCGCACCCTCGCCGACCTCGTCCAGACCACGCTCACGGTGATCGTCCTGGCCGTGGTCGCCCTGATCGTCGGCTGGCGCACCCACGAGAGCCTCGGCAAGGTCCTGGCCGGCTTCGGGCTGCTGCTCCTGCTCGGCTACGCCTTCTCCTGGATCGGCGCGCTCATCGGCCTGTCCGTGCGGACCCCCGAGGCGGCCACCTCCGGCGGGCTGATCTGGCTCTTCCCGCTCACGTTCATCTCCAACGCCTTCGTGCCCTCCGACAACATGCCGCCCTTCCTGCAGCACATCGCGGAGTGGAACCCGTTCAGCGCCACCGTCCAGGCGGCCCGCGAACTGTTCGGCAACCTGCCGCCCGGCTACCTGGCGCCCGCGGCCTGGCCGATGCAGCACGCCGTCCTCGCATCCGTCCTGTGGTCGGTGCTGATCATCGGGGTGTTCCGCACGCTCGCCGTCCGCAAGTACCGCTCGGCGAGTGCGTAG